The Gammaproteobacteria bacterium genome includes the window GCAGAATCATCCCGGCTGCAGCCGCTCATCCGGGAGGCTGACGAATTAACGGCTATTTTTGTGGCCTCCCGCAAAACAGCGCAGAGGAGATTGTAGATTGTTGATTGACGATTTTCGATTGCCGATTGCGAATCATAAACCGACAATCGCAAATCGCCAATCATAAATCTAAAATCATAAATCGCAAATCTAAAATCGTAAATCCCATGTCCACCCTCTACGTTACTGAACCCGGCGCACGCATCGAAAAAGAATACCATCGTCTCCTGGTCACCAAAGACGATGAAGTCCTGTTACGCGTCCCGCTCCGAAAAATTACCGCTGTCGTCCTGGTTGGGCGCGTGGGAACGACCACTCCTGC containing:
- a CDS encoding type I-D CRISPR-associated endonuclease Cas1, giving the protein MSTLYVTEPGARIEKEYHRLLVTKDDEVLLRVPLRKITAVVLVGRVGTTTPALHALLNNRIPLMLVSRTGKLLGRLRPPTASNLPLRQEQFR